The proteins below come from a single Camelus bactrianus isolate YW-2024 breed Bactrian camel chromosome 2, ASM4877302v1, whole genome shotgun sequence genomic window:
- the LOC105063910 gene encoding UDP-glucuronosyltransferase 2C1: MKTVKGFCVLFMLHLGFFDSGRTGKVLVWPMDFSHWINLNVILEELRHRGHEITVLVPSPSLLLDHTKIPFNVEILQLPVTKETLREELDTVLYSASFELSNLSWWEMHIKLTKIGQSFFRTMKRVCDSAITDKDLLSRLQAAKFDICLADPLSFCGELVAELLNIPFIYSFRFSYGNVIERWCAGLPMPSSYVPGSTSRLTDNMTFVQRLENWLLYTLIDMLYSYYVFPEWDAYYSKVLGKPTTLCETMGKAEMWLIRTYWDFEFPQPYLPNVEFVGGLHCKPAKPLPKDLEEFVQSSGEDGVVVFTLGSMIRNLTEEKANMIASALAQIPQKVLWRYTGKKPDTLGANTRLYEWIPQNDLLGHPQTRAFITHSGTNGVYEAIYHGVPMVGIPMFGDQHDNVARVKAKGAAVEVDLPTMTSSDLLHALKEVINNPSYKENAMKLSRIHHDQPVKPLDRAVFWIEFVMRHKGAKHLRPALHDLTWYQNHSLDVIGFLLACVATAVFVITKCCLFCCLKFGKTTKKKKRE, translated from the exons ATGAAGACTGTGAAAGGCTTCTGTGTCCTTTTCATGCTGCATCTGGGTTTCTTTGACTCTGGAAGGACTGGGAAAGTACTTGTATGGCCCATGGATTTCAGTCATTGGATTAATTTAAATGTGATTCTGGAAGAACTCCGCCATCGTGGGCACGAGATAACTGTCCTGGTACCTTCACCAAGTCTCCTGCTTGATCATACCAAGATTCCTTTTAATGTGGAGATCCTCCAACTTCCGGTAACTAAAGAAACTCTCAGGGAAGAACTCGACACAGTTCTCTATTCAGCTTCTTTTGAACTGTCAAATCTCTCCTGGTGGGAAATGCAtataaaactgacaaaaataGGCCAAAGTTTTTTTAGAACAATGAAAAGAGTATGTGACAGTGCTATCACAGATAAGGATTTACTCAGCAGACTACAGGCAGCTAAGTTTGATATCTGCTTGGCTGACCCTTTAAGCTTTTGTGGGGAGTTAGTGGCTGAGCTCCtcaatattccatttatatactCTTTCCGGTTTTCCTATGGGAATGTCATTGAGAGATGGTGTGCTGGGCTTCCGATGCCTTCTTCCTACGTTCCTGGAAGTACATCAAGACTGACAGACAACATGACTTTCGTACAGAGGCTGGAGAATTGGTTATTGTACACACTAATTGATATGCTGTATTCTTACTATGTATTTCCGGAATGGGATGCATATTACAGCAAGGTTTTAG GAAAACCTACCACATTATGTGAGACTATGGGGAAAGCTGAAATGTGGTTGATTCGAACTTACTGGGATTTTGAATTTCCTCAACCGTACTTACCTAATGTTGAATTTGTTGGAGGACTGCACTGCAAGCCTGCGAAGCCCCTACCGAAG GACTTAGAAGAGTTTGTCCAAAGCTCTGGAGAAGATGGAGTTGTGGTGTTTACTCTGGGGTCAATGATCAGAAACCTCACGGAAGAAAAGGCTAATATGATTGCATCAGCCCTTGCCCAGATTCCACAGAAG GTTCTGTGGAGATACACAGGAAAGAAACCAGATACACTCGGAGCCAATACCCGGCTGTATGAATGGATTCCGCAAAATGATCTTCTTG gccATCCCCAAACCAGAGCTTTTATCACTCACAGTGGAACCAATGGGGTCTATGAAGCTATTTACCATGGGGTGCCTATGGTGGGAATTCCCATGTTTGGTGATCAGCATGATAATGTTGCTCGTGTAAAAGCCAAAGGGGCAGCTGTTGAAGTAGACTTGCCCACAATGACAAGTTCTGATCTGCTTCATGCTTTGAAGGAGGTTATTAACAACCCTTC CTATAAAGAGAACGCTATGAAGTTATCAAGAATCCACCACGATCAGCCTGTAAAGCCCCTGGACCGAGCAGTCTTCTGGATAGAGTTTGTCATGCGCCACAAAGGAGCCAAGCACCTGCGACCAGCCCTCCACGACCTCACCTGGTACCAGAACCACTCTCTGGATGTGATTGGGTTCCTGTTGGCCTGTGTGGCAACTGCTGTGTTCGTCATCACAAAATGTTGTCTGTTTTGTTGCCTGAAGTTTGGTAAaactacaaagaagaaaaagagagagtag